In Flavobacterium sp. WV_118_3, one DNA window encodes the following:
- a CDS encoding class I SAM-dependent methyltransferase — protein MSASFDIAAATYDQTFTHTVIGRLQRDLVYRHMTEALRNSTIRSLLEINCGTGEDAIWLSQQGYQITATDISEQMIITARQKDTTGTITFRQADINTLPAAFPNQTFDAIFSDFGGLNCLSEPELKAFFENAHRLLTSNGRLFLVIMPKNTVWEQFYFLLKGQWKAAFRRKREKAIANVDREAVTTYYYNPSDIKRMAQRHFAVNQIKPVGFFIPPSYLEPFVKDKKRLTAVLGSLENTIRNIRFLSRYSDHYFIALQKR, from the coding sequence ATGAGTGCTTCGTTCGACATAGCCGCAGCCACGTACGACCAAACGTTTACCCATACGGTAATCGGAAGGTTGCAACGCGATCTGGTCTATCGTCATATGACAGAAGCACTTCGTAATAGTACAATCCGCTCGCTATTGGAAATCAACTGCGGAACGGGCGAAGATGCCATTTGGTTATCGCAACAAGGCTATCAGATAACAGCCACCGATATTTCGGAACAAATGATCATCACAGCCAGACAAAAAGACACTACCGGGACGATTACTTTCCGGCAGGCTGATATCAATACGCTTCCCGCGGCTTTTCCAAATCAGACGTTCGATGCGATCTTTTCCGATTTTGGCGGACTGAATTGTCTTTCCGAACCGGAACTTAAAGCCTTTTTCGAAAACGCCCATCGGTTGCTAACATCAAACGGTCGGTTATTTTTAGTGATCATGCCAAAAAATACGGTATGGGAACAGTTTTATTTTCTGCTAAAAGGCCAATGGAAAGCAGCCTTCCGTCGTAAACGCGAAAAAGCAATCGCTAATGTCGACAGAGAAGCGGTGACGACCTATTATTACAATCCATCCGACATCAAACGAATGGCACAACGCCATTTTGCCGTAAACCAAATAAAACCCGTTGGTTTTTTTATTCCACCCTCCTACCTGGAACCCTTTGTAAAAGATAAAAAACGCTTAACTGCCGTTTTGGGTTCTCTGGAAAACACTATTCGAAAC